From the genome of Flavobacterium sediminis:
GCTAATTTGTAACGCCTTGCCCACTTTTTGTCCTAAAACCGAAACATAGTCTTCCGCTTTCTTTTTCGCGTCCAGCATGGCTTTAACACGCGCTTCTGACTCGTATTGCTCTAACGTAGACGATTTGAATTCCACTCCCTGAATGTTGTTCACTCCGGCATCGACCAAACTCATTAGTAAAGCATCGTATTTTTTCAGATCTTTTAAGTGTATGCTGATGGTTTGATTGGCATAATAACTGTATTTCTTCTGGTTGTAATCGTAATTCTTGCGCAAGGACACATTCTGTGTCTGGTAATCGCTTGCCGGGATTCCGTTTTTCTTAATGGCTTTGATGATGGCATCAACCGTCTCATCGTTTTTCTTTTTTACCTCTGTGGCATCTTTTCCTGTATTTTCAACGCCTAAAGTAATAACCGCCTGATCCGGTACTACTTTAATTTTACCTTCTCCGCTCACTGAGATCTGAGGAACAGGTTCCTGAATTTGATTTTGGGCCATCATAGCTGTTGTTGCAAATGTTAAAATCAGAACTAATTTTTTCATACTATATTTTGTTTTTCAGATAATTTATCCAATTGTCGTGCCAAAATCTTACAACTTATTGTTTTTGTACAAATAAAAAAGCAGCAGAATAGGTATTGTTAACAAGATCAGCATTTTAGTATTGGTCACTAACATCGACGGATCTTTGAGTAAAGTCATCAGATACCCGGCGATCGCTCCTCCGAAATGCGCCGTATGACCGATATTATCATTTTTAGCACGCATTCCGTAGATCGAGTACAGCAAATAACCTATTCCGAAAAGATACCCCGGAATAGGAATGAAAAAATACAACGCTAAGGTCATTTCCGGATACAAGAGTATGGAACTGTAAATAATTCCGGTTACTGCTCCGGAAGCCCCTACGGCTCTATAATAATAGTCGTCTTTGTGCAAATACAACGTCAGCAAGTTTCCGGCAACTAAACTTCCGAAATAAATATACAGGAAATACATGTTGCCCAAAGTATGAGAAACAACCGGCGCAAAAAAGTACAAGGTCAGCATATTAAATGCGAGGTGCATAATATCGACGTGCAAAAAGCCGCTGGTCAATATCCTGATCTGTTCGCCTGCTTTAACAGAGCCAACATGGAACTCGTATTTCCTGAAAAAAGCCATGTCGTTAAAGCCTTTAAAGCTTACCAAAACATTAATTCCGATTATAGTCAGTAAGAAAATATCCATTGATTTGTTTTTCGGTAAAATTACTAATAGTTAATTTATTTTAAAACTACTTTAAAAAAAGTATTTTTGTAAAAAGTTTTTAATAAATGCAGCGTATTGCCTATTACTTTGCTTACCCGATATTATGGATAGTATCTATACTTCCGTTCCCTATATTCTATTTTGTTTCCGATTGTATAAAGGTCATCATTTACAACATTATCGGTTATCGTAAAAAAACGGTCAGATCTAATATTGAACTGGCTTTTCCGAACTTAAGTAAAAAAGAACGATTAGCCATCGAAAAAAAATCGTACCGCCATTTATGCGATATGTTTATGGAAATGGTCAAAACCATGACTATTTCTAAAAAAGAGATTCAAAAGCGTTTTAGGTTTACCAATCTGGATCTGTTCGAAGAATACGAAGATAAAGGCAAAAGTATCATTCTGTTCTATGCCCATTACGCCAGTTGGGAATGGTCCGTTACCTTAGGAACTTACATACGGTTTAAAGGATTCGGCATCTACAAAAGAATCAAGAACCCGTACTTTGACCATTTAATGAGAAGTATCCGTTCGCGGTTCGACGCTACTTTACTGGATACCAAACACACGGTAAAAGAAGTGACTGAAAACCAAAACAAAGGAATTCTGGGCGTTTACGGATTTATCAGTGACCAAACGCCGGGCGGTAGTAGCAGAGCCAAATATTGGGATACCTTTCTGGGGCATGAAGTACCGATCCATACCGGAGGTGAAATGCTGGCAAGACATCTGGATATGAATGTTCTTTATATGAAAGTAAAGAAAATAAAACGCGGTTACTACGAGGCCACTTTTATCCCGATAACGGATAACAATATTGAAACCTTACCGGAATTTGAAGTAAGCAGACGTTTTATCCGAGAAGTGGAAAAACAGATCTATGAAGCTCCGGAATATTATTTCTGGACTCACAAACGTTGGAAATTCAAACGAAATAAGAAGAAAAAATAAGGCTTTTCAATCTCATTAATTTTACCCCAGATTTATACTGATCTGTTTTTTATAAAGTAAACCAATCTTCTATCGTTTTATGGATCGTATCCTGAGCGTTTTTATGGGTAAATTCATTTGTTTTACTAGAATATGAATACTCTTTAGCCCATTCTTTATGATTTTCGGCTAAGGCAATAATACTATCACACACATACTCGATCTCTGCATTTGTCGTTGTAGGATGGATCGACATACGGATCCAACCCGGTTTATGTTCCAGATCTCCGGCTGAGATCTGACATACGATAGTATGAGAGGTTTCCTGATCCACATGCAACAAATAATGTCCGTAAGTTCCGGCGCAACTGCAACCTCCGCGAGTTTGTATACCAAATCGGTCATTGAGTAATTTTACGCCTAAATTATAGTGCAGCTCGTCAATATAGAACGATAATACCCCTAATCGGTCCTGATGCTGCGGCGCCAAGATATTGATATTCGGAATATCTTGTAAACGATCGAAAATATAAGCGACCAATTCGTGTTCGCGTTCCAAAATATGGTCCACTCCCATTTTATCTTTTAACTCTATCGCTAAAGCCGTTTTAATCACTTGTAAAAACCCGGAGTACCACCATCTTCCCTATCTTCAATGCTGTCAATATATTGGTGTTCGCCCACGGATTCGTCCATTTTACTGTTCCTCCGCCCGGACAATCCGGTACGTTATTTTTATACAGATTTTTATTAAAGACCATTACTCCGCAAGTTCCCGGGCCTCCCAAAAATTTATGCGGGGAAAAGAAAATAGCGTCCAGATACGATTCCTGATCTTCCGGATGCATGTTGATCTCCACATAAGGTCCGGAACAGGCAAAATCAACAAAACACACACCGTTGTATTGGTGCATTAACTTAGCAACTTCGTAATAAGGTGTCTTAATTCCTGTAACATTGGAACACGAAGTAATGGAAGCGATCTTAAAACTTCTGTCTTTATATTTTTCTAATAATTGTTTGAAATTCTCTAAGCAAAAAAGCCCTTCATCATTTGCCGGTACCACCACCACATCAGCAATCGTTTCTATCCAGGAAGTTTGATTGGAATGGTGCTCCATGTGAGAAATAAACACAATAGGCTTTACTGCCTGAGGAATATGTGCAAACTCTTTCAGGTTTTCAGGAACACGCAAGCCTAGTATTCGTTGCAACTTATTTACCACTCCGGTCATTCCCGTTCCGTGCGTGATTAAAACATCATCTTCTGAAGCATTAACATGTTCTTTAATGATATGACGTGCTTTATGATAGGCTAAGGTCATTGCAGTTCCTGTAATAGAAGTCTCGGTATGCGTATTGGCAACAAACGGACCGAAATCGTGCAACATTTTCTCTTCTATAGGTCTATACAAACGTCCGCTAGCTGTCCAATCCGTATAAATGATTTTCTTTGTACCGAAAGGAGAGGTAAAAGTTTGATCTATTCCGACAATTTCTTTTCGAAATGTATCAAAATACGTTTCCAGTTGCGATTGCGTTGTTGTTGCCATTTGTATAAAAATTTGTCTTCAAAGATACATTTTTTTAAAGATTCCAAAGGGATCCTGAAGCCAATTTTGTAACTTTGACAAAAAGCTATGCAACTTCCTGTTACCACTATTTTCACAGAAAAGCTTCCTGCCGATCCTGAAACGAGCAATGAAATCCGTCAGGTTTATGAAGCTATGTTCTCTTATGTGACTCCTAAAGTTCCTTTGCATCCTAAATTAGTTCATGCGTCAGCAGAGGTGGCTCAATTGATCGGGCTATCGGAGCAATCAATCAGTTCGGATGATTTTATAGCTGTCTTTTCAGGAAAAAAAGTTTTAGAAGGCACTAAACCTTTTGCCATGTGTTATGGCGGACACCAGTTCGGAAACTGGGCAGGACAGTTAGGCGATGGCAGGGCGATTAATCTGTTTGAAGTCCAAAATCAAGGACAAAACCTGATGGTACAACTTAAAGGTGCCGGAAAAACACCTTATTCCCGCAGAGGAGACGGTTTGGCTGTATTGCGTTCTTCTATCCGTGAACATTTATGCAGTGAAGCCATGTATCATTTAGGTGTTCCTACCACCCGATCACTCAGTGTTATGGAAACCGGTGAAAAGGTATTGCGTGATATTTTATACAACGGTAATGCGGCTTACGAAAAAGGAGCTGTCGTTTGTCGTGTAGCACCCAGTTTTATACGTTTTGGAAATTTTGAAATTTTCGCTGCCCGACAGGATGTTAAAAACCTTAAACTACTAGCTGATTTTTGTATCGAGACCTATTTCCCGTCAATTACAACAACCGGAAAAGAGAGATACATTGCTTTTTTTCAGGAAATCGCAACACAAACAAAAGAATTGCTGATCCATTGGCAGCGTGTAGGTTTTGTTCATGGCGTTATGAACACTGATAATATGTCGATCCATGGCATTACAATAGATTATGGTCCTTATGGATGGCTGGAAGGTTACGATCCGCATTGGACACCTAATACGACAGATGCTCAGGGCAAACGTTATCGTTTTGGTAACCAACCCCATATTGCTTTATGGAATTTACTGCAATTGGCAAATGCTCTGTATCCGCTGATAGAAGAAACGCAAGCTTTGGAACGAATTTTGGAACAATTCAATACTGATTTTCAATCGGATTTTAACGCCATGATGTTAAATAAATTAGGCATTACGAAGCGCCATAAAGAGAATGAGAACCTAATTCATCAATTGTTGATCACCCTCCAGGAAACGGAAACCGATATGACTATTTTTTATCGTTTACTAGCTCGTATTTCTAAAAATGATTCGGAAAGTGAAGCTTTACAAAAAATAAAACCTGCCTTTTATCAGGAAGCAGAAATAAAAGATTCCGTGCAAGAAACGTGGTATTTCTGGTTGTCTTTATACCTCAACAGTTTAAAGCAGGAAACTGTTGCTGATGCTGAACGCAAGCGCAGCATGGATCTGGTAAATCCTAAATATGTTTTACGCAATTATATGGCACAACTGGCCATTGAAGCGGCTGAAAAAGAGGATTATTCATTAGTCGATGAATTAGCCGAACTTTTAAAACGTCCGTATGACGAACAACCGGAATATGAAAAATGGTTTGCTAAACGACCGGATTGGGCACGAACTAAAATAGGTTGCTCTATGTTGAGTTGTAGTTCGTAATTTCAGAATGAATCTGCTAAATTTGGCATAACTCTTGTAAATAATTCTATATAAACTTAAAAAAACAAACACGATGAAACCCCTAAAATCGAATACCGTATTAGTGCTACTAACTTTAGTTTTTGCTGTGTTCTTCACACAAGATATCTTTTCTCAGGGTCCGCCACCTTGGGCTCCGGCACATGGTTATCGTGCTAAAACGAGACATATTTATTTTCCTGAGCAAAACATGTATTATGATCTGCAAAAAGGAGTTTATATCTATTATGACAATGGAAACTGGCAGGTTAATGTAAATTTACCTACTATTTTCGGTTCTGTTAATTTGGGGACTACCCGACAAGTACAATTAGATTATTATGGAAATGATCCGCAACAATACAATGCTGATCATGTTTCTAAATATAAACCCGGAAAAAAAGCTAAAAAGAAATCAAAAAAGAAAAAGAAAAAATAAGCGAAAAGGTCTTGTTTTGAGAACCTTATCATTATTTTTATCTTCATGATCGTATTGCTTTCGGGTAAAAAGATCGTTACCAGCCGATTTTTAAAGAATTTTGAAGAAAGTTTAAAAGAACATTCACCGTTTTTCAGATGTCATAAATCGTATATCATTAATACGGAATACATTGTAAGTTACAGTAAATCTGACGGCGGAACGGTTACTTTACAAAACCAGATTGAAATTCCGGTCTCCGGAAATAAAGTGGAAGAATTATTAGCCTTGTTTATCCGAGTGATCAGATAACAAAGATGAGATAGCCTAACAATGAGCCAAGAACCCCATATAAAACGATCAACAGAATTTCTAAGCGATATTCCTGTAGTTTTCTTTTCATAACTTTTTTATCAAATATAATAATTATTATAAGACAATATGAACTATAAGTTTATGAAAAGCACGTATGAGTTTATGAAAGAGCCAAATGGATAGCTTAAATAAAAAAACCACCTGCAAGCAGGTGGTTTTTTTGTATCGCTAATTTTAAGAATTATTCTACATTTTCAACATTAGCTTCTGCTATTTGTTTGTATGTGCCGTTCGTTAATTTTTCGCGAATAGCTTCAAATGCTGCTAAAGTTTCTTCAATATCTTGTAAAGAATGTGAAGCTGTAGGGATCATACGCAACAAGATGATTCCTTTAGGGATTACCGGATAGACAACAATTGACAAGAAAATACCATAATTTTCACGTAAATCGTTTACCATTACCATGGCTTCCGGAATAGATCCTTCTAAATATACAGGAGTAACACAAGTATTGGTATCTCCGATATTAAAACCTCTTTCTTTTAAGCCGTTTTGTAAAGCATCTACATTTTCCCATAATTTTGCTTTCAATTCCGGCATCGTACGCAACATTTCCAAACGCTTCAATGCTCCGATCGTCTGGATCATAGGCAATGACTTAGCAAACATTTGCGAACGTAAATTGTATTTCAGGTAATCAATGATGTCTTTGTCTCCGGCAATAAACGCACCGATACTGGCCATTGATTTAGCAAAAGTTGAAAAGTACACATCAATTCCGTCCTGACAACCTTGCTCCTCCCCTGCTCCGGCACCAGTTTTTCCTAATGTACCGAAACCGTGTGCATCATCTACCAATAAACGGAAATTATACTTTTCTTTTAAAGCTACAATTTCTTTTAATTTACCTTGCTGACCACGCATTCCGAAAACACCTTCCGTGATGAATAAAATTCCTCCTCCGGTCTCTTCAGCCATTTTAGTTGCACGTTGTAAATTTTTCTCGATGCTTTCCATATCATTGTGTTTGTACGTAAAACGTTTGCCCATGTGCAAACGTACCCCGTCAATGATACAAGCATGTGAATCTACATCGTATACGATCACATCGTTCTTAGTTACCAAAGCATCAATGGTAGATACCATTCCCTGATAACCGAAGTTTAATAAGTAAGCCGCTTCTTTTCCTACGAATTCGGCTAATTCGTTTTGTAATTGTTCGTGAATAGTTGTATGACCACTCATCATTCGGGCTCCCATAGGGTAAGCCGCCCCCCAGTCTGCAGCTGCCTGAGCATCTGCTTTACGAACTTCAGGATGGTTAGCCAATCCTAAATAGTCATTCAAACTCCAATTTAAAATCTCTTTTCCGTGAAACTTCATGTGGGGTCCTAACTCACCTTCTAACTTAGGGAACACATAATATCCTTCTGCTTGTGAAGCCCACTTTCCTAAAGGACCTTTATTTTGTTGAATTCTTTCAAATAAATCTTTCACCATGATCTGAATCGGTATTAAAAAATCGGGACAAAAGTAACTATTTCTACCTAACTTTTATACAATTATGGGTATTTTTTAATCCCCGTGTATTTTCTTTTTCCTGACATTCTGAAATTTTGTGCTGCTTTTTATTAGGATTTTCTTAAAAACATCCCAACCTAACTCTCCGTAATTTGCTTTATTCATTTCCTGACTCATTTTATTTGCAACAACCTCTTTGACAGTTCTATATCTTCTTCTTTTCCGGTATGCTTCTGAGGCTCATCTGATAGTTTTATTACCCCGGTCCATCTTTTCTCTTCAGGCAATGCTTTAATCATCTTGATCACGATATTCATAGGCTGTAACCCGACATCATTGGTTAAACTGGTTCCTATTCCGAAAGAAAGTCCGATCTTTCCTTTAAAATGACTGGCGATCCGTTCTACCTTTTCATAATTAAGTCCGTCTGAAAAAATAATGGTCTTGGTCAACGGATTAATTCCTAATTTTTTATAATGTGCTATTGTTTTTTCTCCGAATTCTATAGCATCACCGGAATCATGCCGAACGCCGTCAAATAGTTTGGCAAACTTTTTATCGAACTGGTCAAAGAAAACTTCAGTGGTGAATGTATCGGTCAACGCAATTCCCAGATCGCCGCGATAAACATCCACCCAATGCTCAAGCCCCATGACATTTGCCATCTTGTATCCGTATTTAGCGGCATGAAACATAAACCATTCGTGGGCATGTGTCCCGATTGGTTTTGTATCGTATTTCATGGCCAAATACACATTGCTTGTCCCGATGAAAGTTCCTTTTCCTTTTTCCTGTAATGTTCTCACCACTAAGTCCTGCACTGCCAAAGAATGGCGCCGTCGGGTTCCGAAATCAGCAAACTGAATACCTAATTCTTTGTATTTTTTCACTTTCGTTTGTACCTTTTCGATGACTTTAACATCATTCTCCCGCTCCTGACCCGTCAATTGATAGTACAATTCGCTGATGAGAGCCATAACAGGGACTTCCCACAAGATCGTTCTGTACCAATAGCCTTCAATAATGACCGACACATCGGTTCCGTTTTGTTCAACAACCACTTCCGCAGGATCGTATCGGTAGCCCTGAAGAAAGTCAAGGTATGTAGGATCTAAATAAGGGCAGGTCTCCTGTAAAAAATCTTTTTCCTTCTGACTCAATTGCAGATCAGCCATCTGGTCAATAGCCTGTCGTAAATGAATAGCAAATTTTTCAGGAAAGGGATGTTCTCCCCGATTGATAAAACGGTATTGGGCTTTAGCATACGGAAATAGTTTGATAACCGCATTCTGCATGGTAAATTTATAGAAATCATTATCGAGTATAGAAGGTGAAACCGCAGTCTTGAAACTCATGTTTTTGTTTTAAAAATACAAATAAATCGCCAAACACCTATTTGTTTTTTAATAATGACCCGGAAACTGCTTTAAAATAAAAAAGCCCGAAGATAGTCGAGGCGCTAGATGTTTTAATTAAATTCTATACAAAAATAACAAATTAAAAATCTTTTTGTGGTTTTCCGTAAAACGGATAAAAGAAATATTATTAATTTGCAACAAAACCTTTTTTAAGGTTTATTCTTACGTGGAAAAAAATTAGTATTTTAGATTTATGTTAAAAAAAATCCCACGGAGTACGCAGGATTTAAGATTTTTCTTCGGCTTATAGCCTTATTGTGAATTGCTTTCAATTTAGCAAATATAAAAAAAACAATCCACAATACATATATTACTTAAAATAATTTAACTATAAGTAAAATATGTAAAAAAGGCTAAACATAATTGTCAAAAAGAGGTTTTGGAAGCCTATTTTAATATTGAGTGCACACAATACTTTTACCTTTCAATGGTAAAGATATAAAATATTTTTTGATGTAATATATGTAAACCCTAAAATTGTATATTTTAAAAAAAATAATTTAATATGACTAAAATAATCGGAATTGATGCAGGTTCAAATAGTTTAGGTTGGGCTATCAGAGATACAGATATAAAAGATAATCAAATTATTGATTACGGCGTTTTAACTTTTGACAAAGGTGTCGCTTCCGAAAAAGGAAATGAATTCCCAAAAGTTCAGAAAAGAACTGAAAGTCGTGGAAAAAGAAGAAATTATCAGGCAGAAAAGTATAGAAAATATGAACTTTTAGAATTTCTTATTGGAAAAAACATGTGTCCTTTGACTATTGAGGAATTAGACAAATGGAGAAAATACTCAAAAGGTAAAAAAAGACAATATCCTCAGTCTGAAAAATTCATTCAATGGTTAAGATTTGATTTTGATGAAGATGGAAAACCTGATTTTCATCTATTAGGCAAAGATAAAGATGAAAGTTATTACGCTTTTAGGGCTTATGCTATTGATGAAGTCTATAAAAATGTTTATCAGAGTAATCCTTATGTTTTGGGAAGAATATTTTATCAATTGGTACAACGGAGAGGTTTTAGAGGAAGAGATGAGGAAGAGGCAAAAACAATGCTTCAAGGAAGTGAGAAAACAGGCACAAAAGGAAGAAACGATATTGCTAATTATATAGAAGAATATAAAACTTTAGGTTCCGCACTTTATCATTATCAAAAAGAGAACGGAGGAAGAATTCGCCAACGATATAATTTAAGAAAAGATTACGAAGAGGAACTGAAAGAAATCTGCAAAATACAAGAGCTTTCGGATTCGGATTCTCAGAAATTGTGGAAAGCCATAATTTGGCAACGACCTTTGCGAACTCAAAAGGGTCTGGTAGGAAACTGTATTTATGAAAAAAATAAAAAGCGTGTTGCTGTAAGCCATCCGATTTATGAAGAATACAGAACGTGGACTTTTATCAATAATTTAAAGATTGAACCACCTGTCGGAACAGATAGAGAAACTTATTTGAAAGAAAAAATTTATCCTTTGTTTTATAAGTCGTCTAACGATTTTGAGTTTAAGACGATTCTCAATCAGGTTAAAAAAGACAGGGCGACGATCCTTTCAAAGTTTGGAGAAAAAACAAAAGTAATTTCAGCTAAACTTTTAAAATCTTTTCAGGATTTATTAGGAGATGATTGGAAAGAAAAATACAATTGGAATTCAATAAGCCAAAGAGACTCTCAACCAAAAAAGAAAATAGAAAATGGTTATACTTTTGAAGATATATGGCACGTTCTCAATACTTTTGACGGACAGGAAAATTTAAAAACCTTTGCTCTCGAAAAATTAAAATTAGACGAAGAAAAAGCAGAAAAATTTTCAAAAATAAAACTTAATAAAGGGTATGCAACATTGAGTTTATCCGCTATCAAAAAGATTTTACCTTTTTTACAAAAAGGATTTTTGTATAGTCAGGCAGTTTATTTGGCTAATTTGTATAAAGTTTTGGGAGCTGATAAAATTACAGACGATTTAATAAATTATTTTGCGGAAGAAGTAAAAGTAATTTTAGAAACAAACAGAGAGGAAAAAACGCTAAATAACATCATAAATAGTCTTATTCAAGATGAATTAAATGAAGAAAATCGTTACTCTATTGAAATTGACCGAGAATTAGATAATGAAGAATTAAGACAAATTCAAACGAAAATTATTGATGTATTTGGAGAAAAAACATGGAATGAATTTAAAGGCGAAAAGAAATCACACATTTTAAATTATGTTTCAACTAATTTTAAAGCATTTTTAAAGAAATCCGTTTTATCGAAACACAATGTTTTTATAGAACAACCACGACTACACGACCAAATATTTGCATTGATTCAGGAAAAATATCAGATTCCAATCGATCGAAAAAAATATTTATGGCATCCATCAGAACAGGAATCGTATGTTCCAGCCTCTGAATATGCTTATTTTACTTTAAATAACAAAGATATTTATATCAAAGAAGAGGAAAAACAGACTTTTATCAGGAAAAATCCAAATGCGGATTTTCAGGGAAAAAGTTTGAAACTTCTGGGAAGTCCTGAACCGATTAGTAAAGGGTTTAAAAACCCGATGGCTTTAAAATCTTTGTACAAACTCAAACATTTACTCAATTATCTTTTACAGACAGAAAAAATTGACGAAGATACCCGTGTTGTTATTGAAATCGCACGAGAATTAAATGATACCAATAAAAGAAAAGCTATTGAAAGGTGGAATAATGATAGAGAAAAAGAGAACGAAGGATTTAAAAAGATAATTCGGGAAATCAACGAAGAATGTGGAACAAACTATGACGAAAACGATAAAACATTAATTCGTAAGATAAGACTTTGGAAAGAGCAAAACGGAATATGCTTATATACAGGTGCAACGATTAAAAATTGTGATTTGTTTAATGGTTCTAAATATGATATTGAACATACGATTCCTGCAAGTATCAGCTTTGACAGTGAATTGAAAAATCTCACGTTAGCAGATACAAACTTCAATCGAAATGTAAAGAAAAAAATGTTTCCAACACAACTTTCAAATTATGAAGAAATAAAACAAAGATTGAAATTTATGGAAGAGAAGGTGGGGAATTTGGAAGAATTATTCAAAGAATGGAAAAACAAAGCTTCGTATGCATCTACAAAAGATGTTAAAGATGCTTGTATTCAGCGTTATCACTTGATAAAAATGGATTTGGATTATTGGAGAGCCAAATTACACACATTCACATTAGAAGAATATAAAACAGGTTGGAAAAACAGTCAGTTACGGGATACGCAAATCGTAACCAAATACGCTTTACCTTATTTAAAAACAGTTTTTAGAAGAGTTTCGGTAGAAAAAGGTTCTGTTGTAAATACTTTTAAGGAAATTTATGATGTAAAATTAAAAAACGAGAAAAAAGACCGAAGCGTACACAGTCATCACGCTATTGATGCGGCTGTTCTAACGCTTATTCCGCCACATTATGACAGAGATAAAATACTTTTAAAATACAATGAGGAAAAAGACATAAAAACAGGGAAAATATACCACGAAAAACCAAAATATTGGAAAGATTTTTCTGCATCAAAAATCTTAAAAATTGAAAATGAGATATTTATAAACAATCTTTCAGAAAACAATACAACCATCCCGACATTTAAAGCTGTCCGTAAAAAAGGAAAAATCGTTTGGATTGATAAGACAAACAATATCAAAAAGATTGCACAGGGAGATACTATTCGTGGGCAATTACACGGAGAATCTTTATACGGAGCAATAAAACTTCCTAAAAGAAATGAGCATAATCAAATTCTATTTGATAAAAACAAAAAGATGATTTTGGAAGAAGAACCAATTTTAGTTATCCGAAAAGAATTAGCGTACAAAAAAGATGCAAATTCTCCGGGATTTAAAACTTTAGAAGAAATCGAAAAAGTAATTGTGGACAAAGATTTATTTCAAATGATTAAAAAACAAATTGAAGAAGCTACTGATTTCAAAACAGCCCTTATTGACGGAGTTTATATGTTGGATAAAAAAGGAAATAAAGTCAATAAAATCCGTAGAATTCGTTGTAAAGAAACATTGAAATTTGACACAGCCGTG
Proteins encoded in this window:
- the cas9 gene encoding type II CRISPR RNA-guided endonuclease Cas9 (Cas9, originally named Csn1, is the large, multifunctional signature protein of type II CRISPR/Cas systems. It is well known even to general audiences because its RNA-guided endonuclease activity has made it a popular tool for custom editing of eukaryotic genomes.), which translates into the protein MTKIIGIDAGSNSLGWAIRDTDIKDNQIIDYGVLTFDKGVASEKGNEFPKVQKRTESRGKRRNYQAEKYRKYELLEFLIGKNMCPLTIEELDKWRKYSKGKKRQYPQSEKFIQWLRFDFDEDGKPDFHLLGKDKDESYYAFRAYAIDEVYKNVYQSNPYVLGRIFYQLVQRRGFRGRDEEEAKTMLQGSEKTGTKGRNDIANYIEEYKTLGSALYHYQKENGGRIRQRYNLRKDYEEELKEICKIQELSDSDSQKLWKAIIWQRPLRTQKGLVGNCIYEKNKKRVAVSHPIYEEYRTWTFINNLKIEPPVGTDRETYLKEKIYPLFYKSSNDFEFKTILNQVKKDRATILSKFGEKTKVISAKLLKSFQDLLGDDWKEKYNWNSISQRDSQPKKKIENGYTFEDIWHVLNTFDGQENLKTFALEKLKLDEEKAEKFSKIKLNKGYATLSLSAIKKILPFLQKGFLYSQAVYLANLYKVLGADKITDDLINYFAEEVKVILETNREEKTLNNIINSLIQDELNEENRYSIEIDRELDNEELRQIQTKIIDVFGEKTWNEFKGEKKSHILNYVSTNFKAFLKKSVLSKHNVFIEQPRLHDQIFALIQEKYQIPIDRKKYLWHPSEQESYVPASEYAYFTLNNKDIYIKEEEKQTFIRKNPNADFQGKSLKLLGSPEPISKGFKNPMALKSLYKLKHLLNYLLQTEKIDEDTRVVIEIARELNDTNKRKAIERWNNDREKENEGFKKIIREINEECGTNYDENDKTLIRKIRLWKEQNGICLYTGATIKNCDLFNGSKYDIEHTIPASISFDSELKNLTLADTNFNRNVKKKMFPTQLSNYEEIKQRLKFMEEKVGNLEELFKEWKNKASYASTKDVKDACIQRYHLIKMDLDYWRAKLHTFTLEEYKTGWKNSQLRDTQIVTKYALPYLKTVFRRVSVEKGSVVNTFKEIYDVKLKNEKKDRSVHSHHAIDAAVLTLIPPHYDRDKILLKYNEEKDIKTGKIYHEKPKYWKDFSASKILKIENEIFINNLSENNTTIPTFKAVRKKGKIVWIDKTNNIKKIAQGDTIRGQLHGESLYGAIKLPKRNEHNQILFDKNKKMILEEEPILVIRKELAYKKDANSPGFKTLEEIEKVIVDKDLFQMIKKQIEEATDFKTALIDGVYMLDKKGNKVNKIRRIRCKETLKFDTAVKVHTQTFQSNKEYKRYTLAKNGENTLCLFYKNQSGKAMNILSIGQVAESKIRNDKRYFEEPFYNQTEIGKGKNKTTIPLYAVLRTGQKVLFYKDSMEELKEISREDLSKRLFKIYQFESDGRIKFRHHLVAGIDTELKKENKEYSSFNIEENSVFLRLTQTQWNFAIDGVDFEIKLDGSIEFKH